The nucleotide window CACTTTGAGCGCGTTCAACAGCAAAACTCGGTATTATTGCTGTTCCCCCATTTCGAATTGTGTCGTTAATGTATATTTCCAAGTCTTCTTTAGGATCTGTAACCGGATGGAGCTTGTTTCCATAAGTGCTTTCCATAAAAATATAATCACCTCTTTTAGGTTTCGTTGGCGGAAACATAAGCACATCGTTATCCCTTCCAATATCACCCGAGAAGACAAGGATTTTATTTTCAAGTCTGAGTTCAATACTGCAAGCACCAAGAATATGTCCTGCATTGGTAAAAATAGCCTCAATTTCGGCATCCAAAGCAATACTTTTATCAGGACTAATTACTTTAAAATGTGGAAAAACTTTTTCAGCTTGCTCAACTGTATACAAAGGTTCTGCAATTTCATGTTTAGAATATTTCCCTTCGTTGGCCATCTTGGCATCTTCTTCCTGAATCTTGGCACTATCCAAAAGAATCAATTTACTTACTGAAGCTGTTGGAGCGGTGCAATATATTTTTCCAGAAAACCCCTGATTGACTAATCTTGGCAACCACCCGCAATGATCCAAATGACCATGGGTCAACAAAACCATATCAATAGTTGAAGGCAAAATTGGTAAAGGTTCCCAGTTAAGCTCCCGTAATTCTTTTAATCCTTGAAATTGCCCACAGTCAATCAAAATTCGAAGGCCATTACTTTCTACTAAAGTTTTGGAGCCCGTAACCGTCCCCACTCCGCCAATGCATGTAATTTTCATTATAATTCATTTTAAATTAACTATGACCTTTTAA belongs to Flavobacterium aquiphilum and includes:
- a CDS encoding MBL fold metallo-hydrolase RNA specificity domain-containing protein; the protein is MKITCIGGVGTVTGSKTLVESNGLRILIDCGQFQGLKELRELNWEPLPILPSTIDMVLLTHGHLDHCGWLPRLVNQGFSGKIYCTAPTASVSKLILLDSAKIQEEDAKMANEGKYSKHEIAEPLYTVEQAEKVFPHFKVISPDKSIALDAEIEAIFTNAGHILGACSIELRLENKILVFSGDIGRDNDVLMFPPTKPKRGDYIFMESTYGNKLHPVTDPKEDLEIYINDTIRNGGTAIIPSFAVERAQSVMYLLWQLKEEKRIPNIPYIVDTPMGISMLELFVNNRKWHRLPPEEFSAMCKMFTMISDYKETIEAIYNKQPKVVIAASGMISGGRVLSYLERYIGLPETTVVIIGYQGEGTRGRKLLEGATDIKIHGKYYDVKAKIVEIETLSAHGDQKDLINWLSDLEEKPKKIFLVHGESEPADELRKKIQEKYGFDCVVPVMGQEFEL